From Bos javanicus breed banteng chromosome 5, ARS-OSU_banteng_1.0, whole genome shotgun sequence, the proteins below share one genomic window:
- the ATXN7L3B gene encoding ataxin-7-like protein 3B: MEEISLANLDTNKLEAIAQEIYVDLIEDSCLGFCFEVHRAVKCGYFYLEFAETGNVKDFGIQPVEDKGACRLPLCSLPGESGNGPDQQLQRSPPEFQ; this comes from the coding sequence ATGGAGGAAATTTCCTTGGCTAACCTGGATACTAACAAGCTGGAGGCCATCGCTCAGGAGATATACGTAGACCTGATAGAGGATTCTTGTTTGGGCTTCTGCTTTGAGGTGCACCGGGCAGTCAAGTGTGGCTACTTCTACCTGGAATTCGCAGAGACTGGTAACGTGAAGGATTTTGGCATTCAGCCAGTTGAAGATAAAGGAGCGTGTCGCCTCCCGCTTTGCTCCCTTCCTGGAGAATCTGGGAATGGGCCTGATCAGCAGCTGCAACGCTCACCTCCAGAGTTCCAGTAG